A window from Aliamphritea hakodatensis encodes these proteins:
- a CDS encoding flavin prenyltransferase UbiX codes for MSAYREAITLAITGASGAQYGLRLLECLIQANCQVMVMISQAAQVVIATETDEQLPGSTQAQAEYLQQRFNARDGQIQVFGKQQWMASVASGSGAPAKMVVCPCSTGALSAIACGASNNLIERAADVALKERRQLILVPREAPYSEIHLEHMLKLTRMGCVVIPASPGFYNKPQTVEDMVDFVVARILNQLHIEQDLLPRWGE; via the coding sequence ATGTCGGCTTATCGTGAAGCTATAACACTGGCAATCACCGGCGCTTCTGGCGCACAGTACGGTTTGCGCCTGCTTGAGTGCCTGATACAGGCGAACTGTCAGGTGATGGTGATGATTTCTCAGGCCGCACAGGTGGTGATCGCCACTGAAACCGATGAGCAGTTGCCGGGCAGCACCCAGGCGCAGGCGGAGTATCTGCAGCAGCGTTTTAATGCCAGAGACGGGCAGATACAGGTGTTCGGTAAACAGCAGTGGATGGCCTCCGTTGCATCCGGCTCCGGTGCGCCGGCGAAAATGGTTGTCTGCCCCTGCAGTACCGGTGCGTTATCGGCCATTGCCTGCGGTGCCAGTAATAACCTGATTGAACGGGCGGCGGATGTGGCGCTGAAAGAGCGCCGGCAGTTAATTCTGGTTCCCCGTGAAGCGCCGTATTCTGAAATTCATCTCGAGCATATGCTGAAACTGACCCGCATGGGCTGTGTCGTCATTCCGGCCAGCCCGGGCTTCTATAACAAACCTCAGACGGTTGAAGATATGGTTGATTTTGTGGTGGCCAGGATTCTTAATCAACTGCACATTGAACAGGATCTTCTGCCCCGTTGGGGCGAATAA
- a CDS encoding undecaprenyl-diphosphate phosphatase, translating into MDWLQIITLALIQGLTEFLPVSSSAHLILPSQLLNWEDQGLAFDVGVHIGSLAAVMFYFRKDIWSMLKAWLVTCTGRSAGADGKLAWLVILATLPAVIAGLMLSSLVDTYGRSILVIAGTTLIFGGLLWWADRNRTEQRQLTDITLKDALYIGFSQAIALIPGTSRSGITMTTGLMLGFDRQSAARFSFLLSIPVILGAGVFKGMDLMATGTADQWEMILAGTVLAAISALSCIHLFLKWLDRIGMGPFVIYRMLLGVTLLAVYFATA; encoded by the coding sequence ATGGATTGGTTACAAATAATCACGCTGGCATTGATTCAGGGACTGACAGAATTTCTGCCGGTTTCCAGTTCAGCACACCTGATTCTGCCTTCGCAGCTGCTTAACTGGGAAGATCAGGGGCTGGCATTTGATGTCGGGGTTCATATTGGCTCTCTGGCGGCGGTGATGTTCTATTTCCGTAAGGATATCTGGAGCATGCTGAAGGCCTGGCTGGTGACCTGTACCGGGCGAAGTGCCGGGGCTGACGGTAAGCTGGCCTGGCTGGTGATTCTGGCAACCCTGCCGGCGGTGATTGCCGGTCTGATGCTGAGCAGCCTGGTGGATACTTACGGCCGCAGCATTCTGGTGATTGCCGGTACCACCCTTATTTTTGGCGGACTGCTCTGGTGGGCCGACCGCAACCGTACCGAGCAACGCCAACTGACAGATATTACTCTGAAAGATGCATTGTATATTGGCTTCTCCCAGGCGATTGCCCTGATACCGGGTACCTCCCGTTCCGGTATCACAATGACCACCGGCCTGATGCTGGGGTTCGACCGGCAGTCTGCGGCCCGTTTTTCATTTCTGCTGTCGATTCCGGTGATTTTAGGGGCCGGTGTTTTTAAAGGCATGGATCTGATGGCAACAGGCACGGCGGATCAGTGGGAAATGATTTTAGCCGGCACAGTGCTGGCGGCGATCAGTGCGCTGTCCTGTATTCACCTGTTCCTGAAGTGGCTCGACCGGATCGGTATGGGGCCGTTTGTTATTTACCGGATGTTGCTGGGTGTAACCCTGCTGGCGGTGTATTTTGCGACGGCCTGA
- a CDS encoding class I SAM-dependent methyltransferase, producing the protein MRRPDGLAELELAVAATDPYWQPDAEALAERLGLPCLKKYNLKFCEYPQLLLCGPKGVHLQVTGKKAPGPVMADFVTGAVAHRRKFGGGKGQMIAKAVGIKGSIRPTVADVTAGLGRDSFVLATLGCEVQMVERSPVIHCLLESGLKLAQEDPETADIAVRMQLQHANSIEWLASVPDSQRPDVVYVDPMFPHTDKTAQVKKEMAVFRDVVGEDPDAEALLRAALDCAEYRVVVKRSRKAPEITGPSLAGVTPSFQLLGKSSRYDVYALKKLG; encoded by the coding sequence TTGCGACGGCCTGACGGATTAGCTGAACTGGAACTGGCGGTTGCTGCAACAGACCCTTACTGGCAGCCGGATGCAGAGGCGCTGGCTGAACGTCTGGGCCTGCCCTGTCTGAAAAAATATAATCTTAAATTCTGTGAATATCCGCAGCTGTTACTCTGTGGGCCGAAAGGGGTACATCTGCAGGTAACCGGAAAAAAAGCGCCGGGCCCTGTGATGGCGGATTTCGTCACCGGCGCGGTGGCTCACCGGCGCAAGTTCGGCGGCGGAAAAGGCCAGATGATTGCCAAGGCTGTTGGCATTAAAGGCAGTATCCGGCCAACGGTGGCAGATGTCACCGCAGGGCTGGGCCGGGACAGTTTCGTTCTGGCTACATTAGGCTGTGAAGTACAGATGGTGGAACGCTCGCCGGTGATCCACTGCCTGCTGGAAAGCGGCCTGAAGCTTGCGCAGGAAGATCCTGAAACCGCTGACATTGCCGTACGGATGCAGCTACAGCATGCCAACAGCATAGAGTGGCTGGCCAGCGTACCGGACAGCCAGCGGCCGGACGTTGTCTACGTGGACCCAATGTTTCCCCACACGGATAAGACGGCGCAGGTTAAGAAAGAAATGGCTGTCTTCCGTGATGTGGTCGGTGAAGATCCGGATGCCGAAGCGTTGCTGCGGGCCGCGCTGGACTGTGCTGAATACCGGGTGGTGGTGAAGCGCTCCCGCAAAGCGCCGGAAATTACCGGCCCCAGCCTTGCTGGTGTTACACCGAGTTTTCAACTGCTGGGTAAATCCAGCCGGTATGATGTTTACGCGTTAAAGAAGCTGGGCTGA
- a CDS encoding cold-shock protein: protein MSVNQLIVSVVVSALATVGILAVIGGLSGEGELPVMDMVLIFGIVVVSCVAAGAFSKPASGQTDMADDDYASEDDDRELGTVKWFNVSKGFGFITRENGDDVFVHFRNIRGRGHRSLSEGQNVRFNVRESDKGLQAEDVSIVRS, encoded by the coding sequence ATGAGTGTTAATCAACTGATAGTTAGTGTTGTTGTCAGTGCACTTGCAACAGTGGGAATCCTGGCTGTGATAGGGGGATTATCCGGCGAAGGCGAGTTGCCAGTAATGGATATGGTGTTAATTTTTGGTATTGTTGTAGTAAGTTGTGTTGCCGCGGGTGCGTTCAGCAAACCTGCTTCTGGCCAGACGGACATGGCTGATGACGATTATGCATCTGAAGATGATGATCGTGAACTGGGTACCGTTAAGTGGTTTAACGTATCCAAGGGCTTCGGATTTATCACCCGTGAGAATGGCGACGATGTGTTTGTACATTTTCGTAATATTCGCGGCCGTGGCCACCGTTCTTTGTCTGAAGGACAGAATGTACGCTTTAATGTGCGTGAGAGTGATAAGGGACTGCAGGCTGAAGACGTTTCAATCGTCCGTAGCTAA
- a CDS encoding LysR family transcriptional regulator, with protein MTYEQLLVLQAIVSEGTFRGAAEHLHKSQSAVSHMLKKLEEDIGFLLLSREAYRPQLTAKGEVFYRQAIRALEQMQQLRTTARNLNARHEASVSLAVTATYPLTPVLNVISQVKQQYPATDIHLSRETMAGPLERLLEQQADIIITTMDGVPADQVEAIPFASITIAPVAHPDHEAAQHPRLKTIREMQSYTQIIVADSSSGSARQSRDLLPGGLRWTVSDFAAKKEILLANQGWGGIPTHMIEDELSSGKLVPLNVEGYPPRHSQLFQIRRRDADTGIVAQAIWQQLTELQTAP; from the coding sequence GTGACATACGAACAACTCTTGGTTCTTCAGGCAATTGTCAGTGAAGGCACTTTCAGGGGTGCAGCCGAACATCTGCATAAATCCCAGTCGGCAGTGAGCCACATGCTGAAAAAACTGGAAGAGGATATTGGATTTTTACTGTTATCCCGGGAGGCTTACCGCCCGCAGCTGACAGCCAAAGGGGAAGTATTTTACCGGCAGGCAATCCGGGCTCTTGAACAGATGCAACAGCTGCGAACAACAGCCCGAAACCTGAATGCCAGACATGAAGCCTCAGTTTCACTGGCCGTCACCGCCACTTATCCACTGACACCGGTGCTGAATGTCATCAGCCAGGTTAAACAACAATACCCGGCAACAGACATTCACCTTTCCCGGGAAACCATGGCCGGCCCTCTGGAGCGGCTACTGGAACAACAGGCGGATATAATTATCACCACAATGGACGGTGTTCCGGCGGATCAGGTCGAAGCCATTCCCTTTGCCAGCATCACCATTGCTCCCGTTGCGCATCCCGACCATGAAGCGGCGCAACATCCCCGGCTGAAAACCATCAGGGAGATGCAAAGTTATACCCAGATCATTGTAGCGGACAGCAGCTCTGGCAGCGCCAGACAAAGCCGGGACCTACTGCCCGGAGGACTCCGCTGGACGGTATCGGACTTTGCCGCCAAGAAAGAAATCCTGCTCGCCAATCAGGGCTGGGGCGGCATCCCCACCCATATGATTGAAGATGAACTGTCCAGCGGCAAACTGGTGCCCCTTAATGTTGAAGGCTATCCCCCCCGCCACTCGCAACTTTTCCAGATCCGCCGGCGTGATGCCGATACGGGTATCGTCGCTCAGGCGATCTGGCAACAGCTGACAGAACTGCAAACAGCGCCCTGA
- a CDS encoding DsbA family protein, giving the protein MALIYVMDPMCSWCWAFQHPLQQLTERLHPDIQVLCYMGGLAPDNDQPMDPELRQAIQYTWQQIEARTGTHFNHDFWTQCQPRRSTYPACRAVISAESMQPGAGMKMIRAIQEAYYLQARNPSDTDTLTGLAEEAGLDKQAFAAILHSTETEQTLQSDLRFSHSIGVQGFPFLAYQTEAGIEPLAVGYCSEEQLLARAETLGIIT; this is encoded by the coding sequence ATGGCTCTTATTTACGTCATGGATCCCATGTGCAGCTGGTGCTGGGCATTTCAGCATCCGCTGCAACAACTGACTGAACGTCTTCACCCGGATATTCAGGTGCTGTGTTACATGGGCGGTCTGGCCCCTGATAACGATCAGCCAATGGATCCGGAGCTGCGGCAGGCTATTCAGTATACCTGGCAGCAGATTGAAGCCCGCACAGGCACACACTTCAACCATGATTTCTGGACGCAGTGTCAGCCAAGAAGGTCTACTTACCCTGCCTGCCGGGCGGTTATCAGTGCGGAAAGCATGCAGCCAGGTGCCGGTATGAAAATGATCAGAGCCATTCAGGAGGCCTATTACCTGCAGGCAAGAAACCCTTCCGATACAGACACTCTGACCGGGCTGGCTGAAGAAGCAGGTTTAGATAAACAGGCATTCGCTGCGATATTACACAGCACCGAAACGGAACAGACATTACAGTCGGATCTGCGCTTCAGCCACTCAATCGGTGTGCAGGGTTTTCCTTTTCTGGCTTACCAGACTGAAGCAGGCATTGAGCCGCTGGCAGTGGGCTATTGCTCAGAAGAACAACTGCTGGCCAGGGCAGAAACACTGGGAATTATCACCTAG
- the mpl gene encoding UDP-N-acetylmuramate:L-alanyl-gamma-D-glutamyl-meso-diaminopimelate ligase, translating to MHVHILGICGTFMGSLAVLAKELGYRVTGSDANVYPPMSTQLEEQGIELIEGYDPAQLEPQPDIIIVGNAMTRGNPCVEVMLNKGMRYTSGPQWLCEHVLQDKWVLAVAGTHGKTTTATMLAWLLEYADMQPGFLIGGIPQNFACSARLGGSPFFVIEADEYDTAFFDKRSKFVHYRPRTLVLNNLEFDHADIFPDLAAIQRQFHHVVRIVPENGQVIMPADQPALADVIDQGCWTQQVQTAVTDGDISFSRDGEHWQARLLEADGSAFEVLHNGELQGTVRWNMTGKHSVNNGLMALVAARHVGVQTGHGIEALCAFSGVKRRMELLADINGVRVYDDFAHHPTAIETTLQGIRAQVGDEKVIAVIEPRSNTMRLGSHRARLAESARLADEVFWYQPEGLDWSLQDVVEASPVTAHLAGTTDSIIEQLVNAAPGSHIVIMSNGGFGGIHTRLVAKLQEQAG from the coding sequence GTGCACGTTCATATTTTAGGTATCTGCGGAACCTTCATGGGAAGCCTGGCTGTACTGGCAAAAGAATTGGGGTACCGGGTGACAGGCTCTGATGCCAATGTCTATCCGCCGATGAGTACCCAGCTGGAAGAGCAGGGGATTGAGCTGATTGAAGGGTACGATCCCGCGCAGCTGGAGCCGCAGCCGGACATTATCATTGTTGGCAATGCGATGACCCGCGGTAACCCCTGTGTGGAAGTCATGCTGAACAAAGGCATGCGTTATACCTCCGGTCCGCAGTGGTTGTGTGAACATGTGTTACAGGACAAGTGGGTACTGGCCGTGGCGGGCACCCACGGTAAAACAACGACAGCCACCATGCTGGCCTGGTTGCTGGAATATGCGGATATGCAGCCGGGATTCCTGATCGGGGGCATTCCGCAGAATTTTGCCTGTTCAGCCCGGCTGGGTGGCAGTCCGTTTTTTGTCATTGAAGCGGATGAATATGACACGGCATTTTTTGATAAGCGTTCCAAGTTTGTCCATTACCGCCCGCGGACGCTGGTGCTGAATAATCTGGAATTTGACCACGCGGATATTTTCCCGGATCTGGCGGCCATTCAGCGGCAGTTCCACCACGTAGTCAGAATAGTCCCGGAAAACGGTCAGGTGATTATGCCGGCGGATCAGCCGGCACTGGCAGATGTGATTGATCAGGGTTGCTGGACGCAGCAGGTACAGACGGCTGTAACCGATGGCGACATCAGTTTCAGCCGTGATGGCGAGCACTGGCAAGCCCGTCTGCTGGAAGCGGATGGGTCTGCCTTTGAGGTGCTGCATAACGGTGAGCTGCAGGGCACAGTACGCTGGAATATGACCGGTAAACACAGTGTGAATAACGGTTTGATGGCGCTGGTTGCTGCCCGTCATGTGGGCGTACAGACCGGACATGGCATCGAGGCCCTGTGTGCTTTTTCCGGTGTAAAACGCCGTATGGAATTACTTGCCGATATTAACGGAGTGCGGGTGTATGACGACTTTGCTCATCACCCAACGGCCATTGAAACCACCCTGCAGGGCATTCGTGCTCAGGTTGGCGATGAGAAAGTAATCGCAGTGATTGAACCCCGTTCAAATACCATGCGCTTAGGCAGCCACCGAGCCCGGCTGGCAGAGTCTGCCCGGCTTGCAGATGAAGTCTTCTGGTATCAGCCGGAAGGGCTGGACTGGTCATTACAGGACGTGGTTGAGGCCAGCCCGGTAACCGCGCATCTGGCAGGCACCACGGACAGCATCATTGAGCAACTGGTAAATGCCGCGCCTGGCAGCCATATTGTAATCATGAGCAATGGCGGTTTTGGTGGCATTCACACCCGGCTGGTGGCGAAGCTTCAGGAACAGGCCGGCTGA
- a CDS encoding SlyX family protein, with the protein MSETDRIADLEARLAFQEDALDKMSDVIAKQSQEIDRMNVLLKHIHAQMKLIGQDAVSAPDADVPPPHY; encoded by the coding sequence ATGTCAGAAACAGACCGCATAGCCGACCTTGAAGCCCGCCTGGCGTTTCAGGAAGATGCTCTGGATAAGATGAGCGATGTTATCGCCAAGCAGTCACAGGAAATTGACCGGATGAATGTACTGCTCAAACACATTCATGCGCAGATGAAACTGATTGGTCAGGATGCCGTCAGTGCGCCTGACGCCGATGTACCGCCACCGCATTATTAA
- the tsaB gene encoding tRNA (adenosine(37)-N6)-threonylcarbamoyltransferase complex dimerization subunit type 1 TsaB, with amino-acid sequence MANILALDTSTDACSVALSYNGELLEDFRIIPRQHTKQLLPMVEEILTEAGISVAQLDAIAFGRGPGSFAGIRIATGAAQGLAFAAELPVLPVSTLAAIALKTTQTEGVSQVIAALDARMNEIYWRAYQLENDVLVGLGQEVVCPPQALTLPGDGDWCAAGKGWSYLADMQADVQQAITDPQQDIYPTAGCMVQLAAADFTAGKGIAPEDAHPVYLRDEVTWKKIDQQKKKSQQ; translated from the coding sequence ATGGCCAACATTTTAGCCCTGGATACTTCTACAGACGCCTGTTCGGTTGCGCTGAGCTATAACGGTGAGTTGCTGGAAGATTTTCGTATCATTCCCCGGCAACATACCAAACAGTTATTGCCAATGGTGGAAGAGATTCTGACCGAAGCAGGTATCAGTGTCGCACAGCTGGATGCGATTGCTTTTGGCCGGGGGCCGGGATCATTCGCCGGTATCCGTATTGCCACCGGTGCTGCCCAAGGGCTGGCGTTTGCGGCTGAGTTACCTGTGTTGCCAGTTTCGACGCTGGCGGCGATTGCACTTAAAACCACTCAGACCGAGGGCGTCAGTCAGGTGATTGCGGCGCTGGATGCGCGGATGAATGAAATCTACTGGCGTGCCTATCAGCTTGAAAATGACGTGCTGGTCGGGCTGGGTCAGGAAGTGGTCTGCCCGCCACAGGCGCTGACACTGCCGGGTGATGGCGACTGGTGTGCTGCCGGCAAAGGCTGGAGTTATCTGGCGGATATGCAGGCAGATGTTCAGCAGGCGATTACAGATCCTCAGCAGGATATTTATCCGACGGCCGGTTGCATGGTTCAGCTGGCAGCTGCTGACTTTACCGCAGGGAAGGGCATTGCGCCTGAGGACGCCCATCCGGTGTATCTGAGGGATGAAGTCACCTGGAAGAAAATTGATCAGCAAAAAAAGAAATCACAGCAGTAA